The following coding sequences lie in one Arabidopsis thaliana chromosome 3, partial sequence genomic window:
- the TRM5 gene encoding zinc finger CCCH domain protein (unknown protein; BEST Arabidopsis thaliana protein match is: unknown protein (TAIR:AT1G74160.1); Has 135 Blast hits to 119 proteins in 22 species: Archae - 0; Bacteria - 2; Metazoa - 3; Fungi - 3; Plants - 119; Viruses - 0; Other Eukaryotes - 8 (source: NCBI BLink).), whose amino-acid sequence MAKEKDLEKQIGGCMAGFFNIFDRPSLLSPNKRLSSSPSAESESASGRTNQQSVYSTPELRSPAPAQQRSSSSSSSSSRPWRFSKEAPRLSLDSRAVVDAKGCLKHRQIRADAVEAENQRGSPSVIARLMGLEPFPQQPLQRSASESRVTRDYIFDFHDDKGAAQDPAPIRNARAHPTSVVRRKSFFDSGDFFPRVSKMSGFDAPPTDLETLKQLLEALRLKGLLHSSSLKHQSRNLVFDHHSPIKPVRRDRISPSVNRRRPRPTLKEQRRVSSLPWRRPEPLQTRIEDQSSTLAEEEMWKVDVYNRQGKTLLERCDKLLHSIAEMAAAEAGDSQPSPVSVLDASIYHEDSSPSPVLKRTLDFADAEEDESWGGSILSSSDSEYVYISDILRASDCLPQESDSFSFLEKQQYLKGKCASRAAAQERRLIFDAVQEIVARRRSLPPWMMVGEADNKMQVIWSEFQKIRDKKSSTEEDDLVGYVCGVLGRDLSEDRWRDFQVEMSEAVLDVERLIFKDLIGETIRQLAFLNRSDSLRRRLLF is encoded by the exons ATggcaaaagagaaagatctGGAGAAGCAAATCGGCGGTTGCATGGCCggcttcttcaacatcttcgATCGCCCCAGTCTCCTCTCTCCTAATAAGcgtctctcttcctctccg AGCGCTGAATCTGAATCTGCCTCGGGTAGGACGAATCAGCAGAGTGTGTACTCTACCCCTGAGCTACGCTCTCCTGCGCCGGCTCAAcaaagatcttcttcttcttcttcttcttcctctaggCCTTGGAGGTTCTCTAAAGAAGCTCCGAGGCTCTCCCTCGATAGCAGAGCCGTCGTGGATGCCAAGGGCTGCCTCAAACACAGACAGATCCGAGCCGATGCGGTTGAGGCTGAGAACCAGCGCGGCTCACCCAGTGTGATCGCACGGCTCATGGGATTGGAGCCATTTCCCCAACAGCCTCTCCAGAGATCTGCATCCGAGTCCAGGGTCACCAGAGACTACATATTTGACTTTCACGATGACAAGGGAGCAGCTCAAGATCCGGCTCCAATTAGGAACGCCCGAGCCCACCCAACCTCAGTAGTACGCCGAAAGAGTTTCTTTGATTCCGGTGATTTCTTCCCGAGAGTTTCCAAAATGAGTGGATTTGACGCTCCCCCGACCGATCTGGAAACCCTCAAGCAGCTTCTCGAAGCTCTTAGGCTCAAAGGACTCTTGCACTCGTCTTCACTCAAACATCAGAGCAGGAATCTCGTCTTCGACCATCATTCTCCGATCAAACCAGTGAGGCGGGATCGCATTTCCCCGAGCGTCAATAGGAGGAGACCAAGACCAACGCTCAAGGAACAGAGGAGAGTCTCTTCACTCCCTTGGCGGAGACCAGAACCTCTCCAGACGAGGATTGAAGACCAGAGTAGCACTCTAGCCGAGGAAGAG ATGTGGAAAGTGGATGTGTATAACAGACAAGGCAAAACCTTATTGGAGAGATGCGACAAGCTGCTCCACAGCATTGCTGAAATGGCCGCTGCTGAGGCCGGAGACTCACAACCGAGCCCCGTCTCTGTTCTTGACGCCTCAATTTACCACGAGGACTCTTCTCCGTCCCCCGTCCTGAAACGCACCCTTGACTTTGCTGATGCTGAAGAAGACGAATCCTGGGGTGGCTCAATATTATCATCGTCCGACTCTGAATATGTATACATCTCGGACATCCTCCGAGCCTCAGATTGCCTTCCACAAGAGTCCGACAGCTTCTCCTTTCTGGAAAAGCAGCAATACCTCAAAGGAAAATGCGCCTCCAGAGCCGCAGCTCAGGAAAGACGCCTCATCTTCGACGCAGTGCAAGAGATTGTGGCGCGGAGAAGGAGCTTGCCCCCGTGGATGATGGTAGGAGAGGCTGATAATAAGATGCAAGTGATCTGGTCTGAATTTCAGAAGATAAGAGACAAAAAGTCGTCCACGGAGGAAGATGACCTTGTGGGATACGTGTGCGGGGTCCTCGGAAGAGATTTGTCGGAGGACCGATGGCGAGATTTTCAGGTGGAGATGTCAGAAGCAGTTCTTGACGTCGAACGCCTCATATTCAAAGATCTCATCGGCGAGACCATACGCCAGTTGGCTTTTCTTAACAGGTCCGACTCGCTGCGTAGGAGGCTGCTCTTTTGA
- the TRM5 gene encoding zinc finger CCCH domain protein, which yields MSVFLQSAESESASGRTNQQSVYSTPELRSPAPAQQRSSSSSSSSSRPWRFSKEAPRLSLDSRAVVDAKGCLKHRQIRADAVEAENQRGSPSVIARLMGLEPFPQQPLQRSASESRVTRDYIFDFHDDKGAAQDPAPIRNARAHPTSVVRRKSFFDSGDFFPRVSKMSGFDAPPTDLETLKQLLEALRLKGLLHSSSLKHQSRNLVFDHHSPIKPVRRDRISPSVNRRRPRPTLKEQRRVSSLPWRRPEPLQTRIEDQSSTLAEEEMWKVDVYNRQGKTLLERCDKLLHSIAEMAAAEAGDSQPSPVSVLDASIYHEDSSPSPVLKRTLDFADAEEDESWGGSILSSSDSEYVYISDILRASDCLPQESDSFSFLEKQQYLKGKCASRAAAQERRLIFDAVQEIVARRRSLPPWMMVGEADNKMQVIWSEFQKIRDKKSSTEEDDLVGYVCGVLGRDLSEDRWRDFQVEMSEAVLDVERLIFKDLIGETIRQLAFLNRSDSLRRRLLF from the exons atgtcTGTGTTTCTCCAGAGCGCTGAATCTGAATCTGCCTCGGGTAGGACGAATCAGCAGAGTGTGTACTCTACCCCTGAGCTACGCTCTCCTGCGCCGGCTCAAcaaagatcttcttcttcttcttcttcttcctctaggCCTTGGAGGTTCTCTAAAGAAGCTCCGAGGCTCTCCCTCGATAGCAGAGCCGTCGTGGATGCCAAGGGCTGCCTCAAACACAGACAGATCCGAGCCGATGCGGTTGAGGCTGAGAACCAGCGCGGCTCACCCAGTGTGATCGCACGGCTCATGGGATTGGAGCCATTTCCCCAACAGCCTCTCCAGAGATCTGCATCCGAGTCCAGGGTCACCAGAGACTACATATTTGACTTTCACGATGACAAGGGAGCAGCTCAAGATCCGGCTCCAATTAGGAACGCCCGAGCCCACCCAACCTCAGTAGTACGCCGAAAGAGTTTCTTTGATTCCGGTGATTTCTTCCCGAGAGTTTCCAAAATGAGTGGATTTGACGCTCCCCCGACCGATCTGGAAACCCTCAAGCAGCTTCTCGAAGCTCTTAGGCTCAAAGGACTCTTGCACTCGTCTTCACTCAAACATCAGAGCAGGAATCTCGTCTTCGACCATCATTCTCCGATCAAACCAGTGAGGCGGGATCGCATTTCCCCGAGCGTCAATAGGAGGAGACCAAGACCAACGCTCAAGGAACAGAGGAGAGTCTCTTCACTCCCTTGGCGGAGACCAGAACCTCTCCAGACGAGGATTGAAGACCAGAGTAGCACTCTAGCCGAGGAAGAG ATGTGGAAAGTGGATGTGTATAACAGACAAGGCAAAACCTTATTGGAGAGATGCGACAAGCTGCTCCACAGCATTGCTGAAATGGCCGCTGCTGAGGCCGGAGACTCACAACCGAGCCCCGTCTCTGTTCTTGACGCCTCAATTTACCACGAGGACTCTTCTCCGTCCCCCGTCCTGAAACGCACCCTTGACTTTGCTGATGCTGAAGAAGACGAATCCTGGGGTGGCTCAATATTATCATCGTCCGACTCTGAATATGTATACATCTCGGACATCCTCCGAGCCTCAGATTGCCTTCCACAAGAGTCCGACAGCTTCTCCTTTCTGGAAAAGCAGCAATACCTCAAAGGAAAATGCGCCTCCAGAGCCGCAGCTCAGGAAAGACGCCTCATCTTCGACGCAGTGCAAGAGATTGTGGCGCGGAGAAGGAGCTTGCCCCCGTGGATGATGGTAGGAGAGGCTGATAATAAGATGCAAGTGATCTGGTCTGAATTTCAGAAGATAAGAGACAAAAAGTCGTCCACGGAGGAAGATGACCTTGTGGGATACGTGTGCGGGGTCCTCGGAAGAGATTTGTCGGAGGACCGATGGCGAGATTTTCAGGTGGAGATGTCAGAAGCAGTTCTTGACGTCGAACGCCTCATATTCAAAGATCTCATCGGCGAGACCATACGCCAGTTGGCTTTTCTTAACAGGTCCGACTCGCTGCGTAGGAGGCTGCTCTTTTGA